A genomic region of Cannabis sativa cultivar Pink pepper isolate KNU-18-1 chromosome 1, ASM2916894v1, whole genome shotgun sequence contains the following coding sequences:
- the LOC115708105 gene encoding ribulose bisphosphate carboxylase/oxygenase activase, chloroplastic, translating to MAAAVSTIGAVNRAPLSLNGSNNGTSSVPSSSFMGNSLKKVVNTSRVNNSKVSAGKFKIVSAAAPDEDSKKQTDKDKWKGLAYDTSDDQQDITRGKGLVDSLFQAPMGTGTHYAVLSSYEYLSTGLRQYNLDNSMDGFYIAPAFMDKLVVHITKNYMTLPNIKVPLILGIWGGKGQGKSFQCELVFAKMGINPIMMSAGELESGNAGEPAKLIRQRYREAADIIKKGKMCALFINDLDAGAGRMGGTTQYTVNNQMVNATLMNIADNPTNVQLPGMYNKEDNPRVPIIVTGNDFSTLYAPLIRDGRMEKFYWAPTREDRIGVCIGIFKTDNVATDDIVKLVDTFPGQSIDFFGALRARVYDDEVRKWIAGVGVETIGKKLVNSREGPPTFEQPKMTIEKLLEYGNMLVQEQDNVKRVQLADKYLSEAALGEANEDAIKSGSFYGKAAQQVSVPVAEGCTDPNAENFDPTARSDDGSCLYTF from the exons ATGGCCGCCGCTGTGTCCACCATCGGAGCCGTTAACCGAGCTCCA TTGAGCTTAAATGGGTCAAACAATGGAACCAGTTCAGTTCCAAGCTCAAGCTTCATGGGAAACAGCTTGAAGAAAGTTGTGAACACATCCAGAGTGAACAACTCCAAGGTTTCAGCTGGGAAGTTTAAGATTGTTTCAGCGGCGGCTCCAGATGAGGACTCAAAGAAACAGACAGACAAGGACAAGTGGAAGGGTCTTGCTTATGACACATCAGATGACCAACAAGACATCACCCGAGGAAAGGGTTTGGTTGACTCACTCTTCCAAGCTCCCATGGGAACTGGAACTCACTACGCTGTACTCAGCTCTTATGAATACCTCAGTACTGGACTTCGCCA GTACAACTTGGACAACAGCATGGATGGTTTCTACATTGCCCCTGCTTTCATGGACAAGCTTGTTGTTCACATCACCAAGAACTACATGACTTTGCCAAACATCAAG GTACCTCTTATCTTGGGTATTTGGGGAGGCAAGGGTCAAGGAAAATCTTTCCAGTGTGAGCTTGTGTTTGCCAAGATGGGAATCAA CCCTATCATGATGAGTGCCGGAGAATTGGAAAGTGGAAATGCCGGAGAGCCAGCGAAACTGATCAGGCAAAGGTACCGTGAAGCCGCAGATATCATCAAGAAGGGAAAGATGTGTGCCCTCTTCATCAACGATCTCGATGCTGGAGCTGGTCGTATGGGTGGAACCACCCAATACACAGTCAACAACCAGATGGTCAACGCCACCCTCATGAACATCGCCGATAACCCAACCAATGTCCAGCTCCCCGGAATGTACAACAAGGAAGATAACCCACGTGTCCCCATCATCGTCACAGGTAACGATTTCTCCACCTTGTACGCTCCTCTCATCCGTGACGGTCGTATGGAGAAGTTCTACTGGGCACCCACCCGTGAAGACCGTATTGGTGTCTGCATTGGTATCTTCAAAACCGACAATGTCGCCACCGACGATATCGTCAAGCTTGTCGACACTTTCCCAGGACAATCCATTG ATTTCTTTGGTGCGTTGAGGGCGAGAGTTTACGACGACGAAGTGAGAAAGTGGATCGCAGGAGTGGGAGTGGAAACCATTGGGAAGAAGCTTGTGAACTCGAGAGAAGGACCACCAACATTCGAGCAACCAAAGATGACAATTGAGAAGCTGTTGGAGTATGGAAACATGCTTGTGCAAGAGCAAGATAACGTGAAGAGAGTTCAGTTGGCCGACAAGTACTTGAGCGAGGCTGCTCTTGGTGAGGCTAACGAAGATGCCATTAAGAGTGGAAGTTTCTACG GCAAAGCAGCCCAACAAGTGAGTGTTCCTGTGGCCGAAGGTTGTACTGATCCCAATGCTGAGAACTTCGACCCTACTGCTAGGAGTGATGATGGTAGCTGCCTCTATACTTTCTAA
- the LOC115708228 gene encoding L-type lectin-domain containing receptor kinase S.4, with protein sequence MEKKIFFTIWVFLFLQNAVKSQFDELYFTRFNHGANNLSIDGASKIQSNGILKLTNDTLRVIGHAFYSRPLKFKNSTTGKAFSFSTAFAFAIVPEYPKLGGHGFAFTISPSIDFSQALPSQYLGLLNSTDIGNFTNHIFAVEFDTVQDFGFGDINDNHVGIDINSLVSNKSAPGSFFDEKNNKQNLNLKSGKVIQAWIDYDHAKTQLNVKLSPFSTKPSSSILTFDVDLSPYFEDSMFVGFSSSTGLLASSHYIFGWSFKMNGEAKSLALNTLPSLPGPKKSHTTLILSVLMAALVLTVLVSGATFYIVRKIKNRDVIEDWELDIGPHRFSYHELKKATRGFRDKEVIGFGGFGRVYKGTLPNTKIQVAVKRISHESKQGIREFVSEISTIGRLRHRNLVQLLGWCRRRGDLLLVYDFMPNGSLDKYLFNEPKLILSWEQRFKIIKGVASGLLYLHQEWEQTVIHRDIKAGNVLLDSELNARLGDFGLAKLYEHDSNPTTTKVVGTLGYLAPELTRTGKPTTSSDVFAFGGLLLEVICGRRPIEPKALPEELILVDWVWEQWRVGAVLGVVDPRLGGEFDETEVVVSIKLGLICSNDKPEARPTMKQIVRYLEREAPLPDVVPPPNGEVGKSGGLEDYVHSYPILSKVSTFSSIGDDVDADVDVGSSSTFPLSILR encoded by the coding sequence ATGGAGAAAAAAATCTTCTTTACCATCTgggttttcctttttcttcaaaacGCAGTAAAGTCTCAGTTTGATGAGCTCTACTTTACCAGATTCAACCATGGGGCCAACAACTTGAGCATAGATGGGGCATCAAAGATACAGAGCAATGGCATACTGAAGCTCACAAATGACACCCTTCGAGTAATTGGCCACGCATTTTACTCACGTCCTTTGAAGTTTAAGAACTCGACCACTGGTAAAGCTTTCTCATTCTCAACCGCTTTTGCTTTTGCTATAGTTCCTGAGTACCCTAAGCTCGGCGGCCATGGCTTCGCTTTCACGATCTCACCTAGCATCGACTTCAGTCAGGCTCTTCCAAGTCAGTACCTTGGCTTGCTTAACTCCACCGACATAGGAAATTTCACAAACCATATATTCGCCGTTGAATTCGATACTGTACAAGACTTTGGGTTTGGTGACATAAACGACAATCATGTAGGGATAGACATTAATAGCTTGGTCTCAAACAAATCTGCTCCGGGGTCCTTTTTCGATGAGAAAAATAACAAACAGAATCTTAATCTCAAAAGTGGTAAGGTCATCCAAGCTTGGATCGACTATGATCATGCTAAAACCCAATTAAACGTAAAGCTTTCACCTTTTTCTACAAAGCCCAGTTCTTCAATTCTCACCTTTGATGTGGATCTTTCTCCATATTTTGAGGACTCCATGTTTGTGGGGTTCTCTTCCTCAACTGGGCTTCTTGCGAGCTCTCACTACATCTTCGGGTGGAGCTTTAAAATGAATGGGGAAGCAAAATCTTTGGCTTTAAACACATTACCATCTCTCCCTGGTCCCAAAAAGAGCCACACAACACTCATACTAAGTGTTTTAATGGCGGCTCTGGTTTTAACGGTCTTGGTTTCTGGGGCTACCTTTTACATAGTTCGAAAAATCAAGAACAGAGATGTCATCGAAGATTGGGAGCTAGACATCGGTCCACACAGATTCTCATATCacgagctgaagaaagctacgAGAGGTTTCAGAGACAAAGAAGTCATTGGGTTCGGGGGATTTGGTCGAGTCTACAAAGGAACTCTACCAAACACAAAAATTCAAGTTGCTGTTAAGAGAATATCCCACGAATCTAAACAGGGTATTCGAGAGTTCGTATCCGAGATTTCTACTATCGGTCGTCTTCGACATAGGAACCTTGTCCAACTCCTGGGATGGTGTCGGCGTAGAGGAGATCTATTACTGGTCTATGATTTTATGCCTAATGGGAGTCTAGACAAGTACCTTTTCAATGAACCCAAGTTGATATTGAGCTGGGAACAAAGGTTTAAGATTATTAAAGGAGTTGCTTCAGGCTTATTATATCTCCATCAAGAGTGGGAACAGACTGTGATTCACAGAGACATTAAAGCTGGAAATGTTTTGTTAGATTCAGAGTTAAATGCACGGCTTGGTGACTTTGGCCTAGCAAAGCTGTACGAGCACGATTCCAATCCGACCACAACCAAGGTGGTGGGAACATTGGGTTACTTGGCGCCGGAGCTGACACGAACAGGGAAGCCCACGACTAGCTCCGACGTGTTCGCGTTTGGTGGGCTTTTATTGGAGGTGATTTGCGGGAGAAGGCCCATTGAGCCCAAAGCCCTACCGGAGGAACTGATTCTCGTGGACTGGGTGTGGGAGCAGTGGAGAGTTGGAGCCGTTTTGGGtgtagttgatcctagattaggGGGCGAGTTTGATGAGACTGAGGTTGTTGTCTCTATCAAGTTGGGCCTTATCTGCTCAAATGACAAGCCTGAGGCCCGGCCCACTATGAAACAGATTGTTAGGTACCTAGAAAGGGAGGCGCCGCTCCCGGACGTGGTTCCGCCGCCGAATGGGGAAGTTGGAAAGAGCGGCGGCCTTGAGGATTACGTGCATTCGTATCCAATTTTATCGAAAGTCAGCACGTTTTCATCTATTGGTGATGACGTCGATGCTGACGTGGATGTTGGTTCTTCTTCAACATTTCCCCTATCGATTTTGCGGTAG